The Montipora capricornis isolate CH-2021 chromosome 1, ASM3666992v2, whole genome shotgun sequence genome contains a region encoding:
- the LOC138024988 gene encoding uncharacterized protein isoform X1: MDKARSLVPGSYKTWLYNAALFALICAAFAAGIIIGPMVSSTGCKGVQEVHCTPHATARETKTAVDSGCVSSKDLQAFMMEWNQSLRSINEKMVNASRHRINPFIRKMLRANSEATKQALQEMLTMILTNWTRQFSQHINNQFQANVSERVTVVTKKDPTVKRPEVIEMDSVEPSARPGTEVSLPVPVALYPLNGEFATLDISGRSNPNGIARGVRLAPGPDGYLNGSYQFSGKSNSFIEFPNMGALEVKNSLTLLVWVYVKSKGGPIFNYNPSSRGVSIWIDSKFRLAAKFVEHDQRCKTCFVSVLPLKQHEWNYVGMSYDHSSGMAKLWVDGKVSVQRDIGRKLHLSTARDARMGARARSDGNYFDGRITRLQVYDKALSQREIEALAGPIRVGRCPQGWTGYRSSCYLVFKRLTKQWNQARQVCQEHGGDLVEIGSTEENNFVYALARSKAYNERFMWIGLLRGSADESFAWVNDPYPPFYSNWALGEPNNFYGRGENCGHMYIWTSQKGKQWNDELCVNPSIGPMVFMCEIQPLDARRIPENYKIVESPNVVDGEGSGDQSGSGELSYSGNEFAFSD; the protein is encoded by the exons ATGGACAAAGCAAGAAGTTTGGTTCCTGGGTCGTATAAAACGTGGTTATATAACGCTGCACTATTCGCTCTGATTTGCGCAGCTTTTGCTGCTGGAATTATCATAGGACCGATGGTATCTTCGACAGGATGCAAAGGTGTACAGGAGGTTCACTGTACCCCACATGCAACAGCGCGGGAAACGAAAACCGCGGTCGACTCTGGATGTGTTTCCTCAAAAGACCTTCAGGCCTTCATGATGGAATGGAATCAGTCCTTACGCTCTATTAACGAAAAGATGGTGAATGCATCCAGACACAGAATCAATCCTTTCATTAGGAAAATGTTAAGAGCGAACAGTGAAGCTACTAAGCAGGCGTTACAAG aaatgttaACGATGATTCTCACCAACTGGACCAGGCAGTTTTCACAACACATCAACAATCAGTTTCAGGCAAACGTAAGCGAAAGGGTTACCGTGGTAACAAAGAAAGATCCTACTGTAAAAAGGCCGGAAGTAATTGAAATGGACTCAGTTGAGCCGTCTGCGCGGCCAG GTACAGAAGTGAGCTTGCCGGTTCCAGTGGCTTTGTATCCGCTAAATGGCGAGTTTGCAACCTTGGATATAAGTGGCAGGAGCAATCCCAACGGTATCGCCCGGGGTGTTCGACTTGCCCCAGGACCAGACGGGTATCTGAACGGCTCGTACCAGTTCTCTGGGAAAAGCAACAGCTTCATAGAATTCCCAAATATGGGAGCACTGGAAGTAAAGAACTCGTTAACGCTGCTTGTCTGGGTCTATGTCAAGTCAAAGGGTGGACCTATATTTAATTACAATCCCTCGTCGAGGGGTGTGAGTATTTGGATCGACTCCAAGTTTCGCCTGGCTGCGAAATTCGTCGAACATGACCAAAGATGCAAGACCTGCTTTGTCAGTGTACTACCGCTAAAACAACATGAATGGAATTATGTAGGGATGTCCTATGATCACTCCAGTGGAATGGCGAAGCTTTGGGTAGACGGAAAAGTAAGCGTACAACGAGACATAGGGAGAAAGCTTCACCTTTCCACAGCAAGGGATGCAAGGATGGGAGCCCGCGCACGGAGTGATGGAAATTACTTTGATGGTCGAATAACTCGGTTGCAGGTATACGACAAGGCGTTGAGTCAACGTGAAATCGAGGCACTGGCAGGCCCTATACGAG TTGGAAGGTGCCCGCAAGGCTGGACGGGATATCGCTCATCTTGTTACTTGGTCTTCAAACGGTTGACAAAGCAGTGGAATCAGGCCAGACAGGTTTGTCAGGAACACGGAGGGGACCTGGTGGAGATTGGATCTACAGAGGAAAACAACTTTGTGTACGCTCTTGCTCGATCAAAGGCATACAATGAAAG GTTTATGTGGATTGGATTGCTTCGTGGGTCTGCGGACGAGAGTTTCGCATGGGTCAACGATCCTTACCCGCCTTTTTACTCTAACTGGGCACTTGGCGAACCTAATAACTTTTACGGGCGCGGAGAAAATTGTGGCCACATGTACATATGGACAAGCCAAAAGGGCAAGCAGTGGAACGATGAGTTATGTGTTAACCCGTCTATAGGGCCGATGGTATTCATGTGCGAGATACAGCCTCTCGATGCTCGGAGGATACcggaaaattacaaaattgttgaaagcCCAAATGTGGTCGATGGAGAGGGATCTGGTGACCAGTCCGGGTCGGGAGAACTTTCATACAGCGGAAACGAGTTTGCTTTTAGCGATTGA